The nucleotide sequence GGGGCACAGTTTTGTGCTGCTGGAGGAAGTGGGCGGCGTCGTTGCACCGCACATCGGCTTCCCTACGGCCGGGTTCAACGGGATTCCTGAGTTCCCTCTCATACGCCTGGCCGGCGATGCGAACCTCAACGGCAACAATGACACCGTGCCACCGGTGACCCCGGACAACCCCGTGACCCTCGACGGGCTGAACGTGGAGGGCGGTGAACTGACCGCCAACGAGGCCAATCTGCCCGACGGCTCAGCCAGCAATCCAGGCGCGTTGGTACAGAGCGGCACCTTCACCATCAATGCCCCTGACGGGTTGAGCAGCCTGAGCATCGGCGGCATCAGCGTGATCGCCGGCGGCGTACCCACAGGCTTCCCTCAGACCATCACCAGCCCACTGGGCAACACCTTGACCGTCACCGGTTACAACCCAGCCACCGGGGTGGTCAGCTACAACTACACCCTGATCGACAATGAAACCCATCCCGCCGGCGACGGTGCCAATACCCTCACCGAACACTTCCCGGTCGTGGCCGTGGACACCGATGGCGACAGCGTCACCGGTACCCTGGACGTCAACATCACCGACGACGTGCCCCAGGCGATCGACGACAACAACGAAAGCCTCGCATCGGAAACATTGGTCACCCTCACTGGCAACGTACTGCCCAACGACCACCAGGGCGCCGACCGCATTCCCACCGGTCCCGACAGCGGCCCGGTCATCGGCGGGACGTTCACCGGAACCTACGGCACCTTGGTGCTCAACCCCAACGGCACGTACACCTACACCCTGGACACCAGCGACCCGCAATTCGTCGCGTTGCACGGCGGGGGAAGCGGTACCGAAACCTTCACCTACACCCTGACCGATTCTGATGGCGATACCAGCACTGCGAACCTGGTGCTGCAAGTGCACAACAACGACGATCCAGTGGTGTTGGTGGGCCTTGATGCTGAAGGGGGTGAGCTGGCGGTTCAGGAAAAAAACCTCAGCGATGGTAGCAGCCCGGATGCATCGGCGCTGACTCAGAGCGGCACCTTTAGCGTGACTGCTCTGGACGGCGTACAGACCATGAGCGTGGGCGGCATCAACGTCGTCACCGGTGGTGTGGTCGCTGGTTTTCCACAGTCGATTACCACCGCATTGGGCAACACCCTGACCATCACCGGTTTCAACGCCGCCACCGGCGTGGTCAGCTACAGCTACACCTTGCTGGACAACGAAGCTCATCCAAACGCCAACGGCGCCAACAGCCTCAGTGAGCAATTCAACGTCGTCGTCACTGATGACAACGGCACCACCGCCACTGGCAACCTCGACGTGAACGTTGTCGATGACCTGCCTCACGCCGCGGACGACAGCAACGCCGGCACCGCCTCGGAAACCAACCTGACCCTGACCGGCAGCGTACTGACCAACGACACCGAAGGCGCCGACCGCGTGGCTTCTGGCCCTGTAACGCCAGGCACCTTCACCGGAACCTACGGCACCCTGGTCCTCAACGCCGATGGCTCCTACACCTACACCCTCAACCCCGCCGACACGGACTTCAAAGGGTTGCACGGCGGCGGCAACGGCACTGAAACCTTCACCTACACCCTGACCGATGCGGATGGCGACACCAGCACCGCGAACCTGGTGCTGCAAGTCCATAACAACGACGATCCGGTGATCATCAGCGGCCTGGACACCGAGGGCGGTGAGTTGACGGTGCAGGAAAAAAACCTCAGCGATGGCAGCAGCCCGGATGCATCGGCGCTGACTCAAAGTGGCACCTTCACCGTGACTGCTCTGGACGGCGTACAGACCATGAGCGTGGGTGGCATCAACGTCGTCACCGGTGGTGTGGTCGCTGGTTTTCCACAGTCGATTACCACCGCATTGGGCAACACCCTGACCATCACCGGCTTCAACGCGGCCACCGGCGTGGTCAGCTACAGCTACACCTTGCTGGACAACGAAGCTCATCCAAACGCCAACGGCGCCAACAGCCTCAGTGAGCAATTCAACGTCGTCGTCACTGATGACAACGGCACCACCGCCACTGGCAACCTCGACGTGAACGTTGTCGATGACCTGCCTCACGCCGCGGACGACAGCAACGCCGGCACCGCCTCGGAAACCAACCTGACCCTGACCGGCAGCGTACTGACCAACGACACCGAAGGCGCCGACCGCGTGGCTTCTGGCCCTGTAACGCCAGGCACCTTCACCGGAACCTACGGCACATTGATCCTCAACGCCGATGGCTCCTACACCTACACCCTCAACCCCGCCGACACGGACTTCAAAGGGTTGCACGGCGGCGGCAACGGCACTGAAACCTTCACCTACACCCTGACCGATGCGGATGGCGACACCAGCACCGCGAACCTGGTGCTGCAAGTCCATAACAACGACGATCCGGTGATCATCAGCGGCCTGGACACCGAGGGCGGTGAGTTGACGGTGCAGGAAAAAAACCTCAGCGATGGCAGCAGCCCGGATGCATCGGCGTTGACTCAGAGCGGCACCTTCACCATCACCGCGCTGGACGGCGTGCAGACCATGAGTGTGGGCGGCATCAACGTCGTCACTGGTGGTGTGGTCGCTGGTTTTCCACAGTCCATCACCACGGCGCTGGGCAACACCCTGACCATCACCGGTTTCAACGCCGCCACCGGCGTGGTCAGCTACAGCTACACCTTGCTGGACAACGATGCCCATCCAAACGCCAACGGTGCCAACAGCCTCAGCGAGCAATTCAATGTCGTCGTCACTGATGACAACGGCACCACCGCCACCGGCAACCTCGACGTGAACATCGTCGATGACCTGCCCACCGCCCACGCCGATTCCGCCTCGGTGAACGAAGGCGGGACGGTCAGCGGCAATGTCCTGGACAACGACGTGGGCGGTGCCGATGGGCCTGCTGCCAGCGGCGCGGTGATCGGCGTACGCGCCGGCAGCGACACCTCGACCCCGGCAATCGGCGGCCTCAACACCCAGATCAACGGCTCCTACGGCTACCTGACCCTGGACGCCAATGGCAACGCGGTTTATCACAGCCATCCGGACACCGTCAGCGCACCCGGCGCCACGGACGTGTTCACTTACACCGTGCGCGATTCCGACGGCGATGAAAGCACCACCACCATCACCATCGACGTGCATGACGTCTGTCTCGTCGCCACGCCGGACCAGGACATCAGCGTCCACGAAAAAGCCCTCGACCTGAATCAGGATGGCCAGGACCTGGCCCCCGGCACGGTCACCGGCAGCGACCCGGGTGCCACCGGCGAAACCGCCACCGGCAGTCTCGTCGGGGCGGTGACCGGTGCCGTTGGCGCCGTGACCTTCGCCCTGGTGAGCGACGCCACCGGTGCCCACGGGCAACTGTTGCTCAACCCAGACGGTTCCTACACCTACACACTGACCTCGCCCGCCACGACGACACCCAACGCCAACGACGGCCCGAACGTGACGAGTGAAAGTTTTACCTATCAGGCCACGGACTCCTTGGGCAACACCGTCACCAGCACCATCGTCATCAACATCGTCGATGACGTGCCTGAGGCCCGCGCCGACATCACCTCGGTGGTGGAGGGCGGAACGGTCAATGGCAACGTACTGGACAACGATGTGCTCGGCGCCGATGGCGGGACGGTGGTCGGCGTGCGCGGTGGCAGCGACACGTCAACCCCGGCGATTGGCGGCCTCAACACCCAGATCAACGGTACCTACGGCTACCTGACCCTGGACGCCAGCGGTAACGCCGTCTATCACAGCAACCCGGACGCTGTCGGCGCAGCGGGCGCCACCGATGTGTTTACCTACACCGTGCGTGACGCCGATGGTGACGAGAGCACCACCACCCTCACTATCAATGTGCATGACAGCTGCCTGGTCGCCGAAACCGACCACGACATTACCGTCTACGAAAAAGCCCTCGACCTGCATCAGGACGGCCAGGACCTGGCCCCCGGCACGGTCACCGGCAGCGACCCGAGCGCCACCAGCGAAACCGCCACCGGAAGCCTTGTCGGCTCGGTGACCGGTGCCACCGGGGCATTGACTTTTACCCTGGTGGGCAACGCCACGGGCGCCTACGGTCAGCTGTCGCTCCATCCCGATGGCTCCTACACCTACACGCTGACCTCGCCTGCCACGACGACGCCCCATGCCAATGACGGTCCGAATGTCTTGAGCGAAAGCTTCACCTACCAGGCCACGGATTCCCTGGGCAACCACGTTACCGGCAGCCTGGTGGTGAGCATCGTCGACGATGTGCCCACAGCCGTCGCGTCCGAACGTTCGGTGACGGCGCTGGAGATCGATTCGAACCTGCTGATCGTGCTCGACGTCTCCGGCAGCATGGCCGATGCCTCTGGCGTGACAGGGCTGTCGCGGCTGGACCTGGCGAAGCAGGCCATCAGCGCCTTGCTCGATAAATACGACGACCTGGGGGATGTGAAAGTCCAGCTCGTGACCTTCAGCAGCAGCGCGACCGACCAGACTTCGGTGTGGGTCGATGTGGCCACCGCCAAGACGCTGCTCACCAGCCTGTCGGCGGGCGGCGGGACCAACTATGACGCTGCGGTGGCGGCAGCCAAGACGGCGTTCGTGACCTCGGGGCAACTGCCCGGGGCGCAGAACATCGGCTACTTTTTCTCTGACGGCAAGCCCACCACCGGCCAGGAAACCGGTGCGGCAGACGAAGCGGCCTGGAAAGCCTTCCTCGACGCCAACGGCATCAAGAACTACGCCATCGGCCTGGGCAGCGGCGTCAGCAATGCCAACCTCGACCCGCTGGCCTACGATGGCAGCACCCACACCAACACCAACGCCGTGGTGGTGACCGACCTCAACCAGCTCAACTCGGTGCTGTCCGGCACCGTACAGGGCGTGCCGGTTACCGGCAGCCTGTTGGGCGAGGGCGGCACGTTTGGCGCCGACGGCGGGTATGTCAAAAGCCTGGTGGTCGACGGCACCACGTACAGCTATGACCCGGCCGCCAACGGTGGGCAGGGCGCATTGACGGCCAGTGGCGGGGCCAACCATGGCACCTTCAACAGCCTGAACAACAGCGTGAGCATCGCCACTGCCCACAGCGGTACGCTGGTGATCAACCTCGACAGCGGCGAGTACAGCTACACCTCCCAGACCACCACCAGCACGGTGATCAGCGAAAATATCGCCTACACCGTCAGCGACAATGATGGCGACCTGGCAAGCTCCAGCCTGGTGATCAAAATCGTGCCCAACAGCCCACCCGTGGCGGTCGACGACCTCATCATCACCAATGTGCTGTCGGGCAATATCGTGGTGCCGGGGGAATTGCTGCTGGGCAACGACAGCGACGCCAATGGCGATCCGCTGACCGCCTCACCCACCAGCTTCAACACCGGCTGGGTCGCCAAGGGCGCGGACTTCACCGGCAGCACCGGCACGGTCAGTTTCACTGGCAACAACGTGCAGTCGATCAACCTCGACCGCGGCACCTTTGTCGCCAACGCCGCAGCCATGACCGCGATGCTGGTGGTCAGCGGCGCATTGGGGATGGTCTCCAACAACAATACCAACGATGAGGACCGGCTCAACATCAGCCTCAAACAGGGCGAAACCCTGACCCTGGACCACAATCTCGCGGCTGGTCGCATTGCCATGGAATACTCCCTCAATGGCGGGCCGTTCATCGCGATCAACGATGGGGCTTCGTTCACTGCGGCGGCGGACGGCAACTACCAGATCCATGTCACCAACATCCCCAACCCCGGTGGCGGCAACGCCAACGCTGCGGAAAACTACCAACTGACCCTGACCGTCAACTACGCCGGCGCCCAGGACAGCACGCCGGATTACCATGGCAGCTACACCGCCAGCGATAACCACGGCGGCAGCGACAGCGCGGCGGTGAGCATCAGCTACCAGGCGGGCCATACCCTGACCGGTACCACGGGAGATGACGTGTTGTTGGCCGGCAGTGGCGACAACATCCTCAACGGCGGGGAGGGCAACGACATCCTCAGTGCCGGCTCGGGCAACAACACTTTGCACGGCGGAGCAGGCAACGACTTGCTCTACAGCGGCGCGGGCAATGACCTGCTCGACGGCGGCACCGGCAACGACACCGCCAGCTACGCCCACGCCACCGCCGGCGTCACGGTGAACCTGGGCCTGCTTGCCGCGCAAAACACGCTGGGTGCCGGTACCGACACCCTGGGTGGCATCGAAAACCTCGTCGGCTCGAACTTCAATGACACCCTCACCGGCGATGGTGCCGCCAACCGCATCGACGGCGGGCTGGGTCATGACGTGCTCAACGGCGGTGGTGGCGATGACATCCTGATCGGCGGCCTGGGCAACAACACCCTCACCGGCGGCAGCGGCGCCGACACGTTCCAGTGGCAGGCAGGCAACAGCGGTCATGATGTGATCACCGACTTCACCCCCGGCCTCGACAAACTCGACCTGTCACAACTGTTGCAGGGAGAAAACGGCACCAGTGCATCGCTGGACGACTACCTGCACTTCACTGTTACCGGCAGCGGCGCATCGGTCATCACCAGCATCGACGTCAGCGCCACCGCCGGCGCCACGCCGAACCAGACCATCGATCTGGCCGGCGTCGACCTCGCCAGCCACTACGGCGTGACACCGGGCGCAGGGGGGATGATTGCGGGCGGGGCGGACACGGCGACCATTATCAATGGGATGTTGAATGATCATTCGTTGAAGGTGGATACGGTGTGAGGTGAGCTGAAATGACAAAACCCGCCATGTCCGATTTGGATATGGCGGGTTTTTTTTGATCGTTCCCACGCTCTGCGTGGTAATGCAGCCTGGGACGCTCTGCGTCCCCAAGAGCCGAACGCAGAGCGTCCGTCGAGGCATTCCCACGCAGAGCGTGGGAACGATCAAGGGCGGAGTGGCTAGTGTTGTTCGACGTTGTCGAGTGCCCGGTTCGCGAGCAATGCACCCAGTTCAATCAATTGCTGGATGCCCAGCGCCACATGCCGCCGAGAACCGTTCAGCTCGAAGGCCAGATCACTGACCATGGCATTGGCCGAGGCCAGGGTTTCGCTGAGGTTGGCGAGCAGGATCTCGGTGTCGATGCCGCTGACTACGGTGAAGAGTTGATCGGAAGGCGGATCGATCTCGGACTCGCTCGGTTTGGGTTTCAGGTAAAAGTCGAGGGCGCGATCAGCTGCTTTGTCGTAAGAGGATGTGGGGTCGGTGTCTGGCGGATTGGGAGTTACTTTGAACATAAGATGAAGTTCCATGTGTAATGAAAGGAGCCATCACCCTCGCTACCAAACGAAGGGTGGCGGCCATACGAAGGTTGGTAGACCGGACCACATGGAAAGCCGGCGCGCCCGAGGGCGCCCTGCGCATGGCCACCATAAGACGAATGCCAAAAAGACACCGTTGAAGGTGACGCTGTGCGTCATGTGGAGGACGGGCTACCAAACCCGATCGCTGATTTGTCAGCGACTGGCAAACGATAGAGCCCGTCCCCCTGGCACACAAGCCGGCGGATTCTGGCGTAGTTGTAGGCAATGGTGCAAGACGATGTAGCCCGGTCCGGCAGCGTCCTACGGTGAAGTAAACACATGGGGTGCAGTCTGTTTGTGGTGAGGGAGTCTGCATGGGAACTGGCCTAACACTCATGACCGAATCCCCAAGGCTTGAGTCAGAGGCTGGCGCGGGTCGACGTTGTCCAGCACACGGTTTGCCAGCAATCCATTCAGTTCGATCAGTTGCTGAATGCCCAACGCACAGCACAGCACCTCACCGGTTGGGTGGCTTATTCTTTCAACTGCTTCTGCTTTCCTGGCTGCGAGCCAGAAGCGTGAGCGCGGTTCCGCGCGATGCAGGGGTGGCATAGTAGGAAACTTGACCGCGCAGTTGGTTCTGAACGGCGTCGCTGTTGCCGCCAGCATCGGCCAAGCCCCAGGTGACCACTCGTCCATCGTTTGTCAGCGCCGTAAAGGCCTGATTGTTGGCGTAGACAGCCCTTACATCGAAGAGCTGGTCAGCCACTGCCCGAGTGTCGCCGCCCCAAGCGGTAAGCCCCCATGCCACGACTGTGCCGTCGGCCAGTAGCGCGGCAAAAGCGCCTTGTGTGGAGGTCAATTGCACGATGTTATCAAGGGTGAGGATCGGCCCCGGCACCGCCGCGCCATATTCCGGATGGCCCCAGGCGACTACGTGTCCGTCGGCCTGCAACGCGGCGAAGGCTCCCGAGCTGGATGTCAGTTGCAAGATGTCGTTCAGATCGGCGATATCCTGGGGCACTGATCCACCAAGGGATGGATGGCCCCAAGCGACCACATGCCCGTTGGCCCGGCGTGCGGCAAAGGCGCCCTGGTCACGATCGGCATTAGCATCCACATGGGTGGCGGATACGTCGACGATGTCGTCGAGCGTGGCGATGTCGCGCGGCACCTCACCGCCCCCGCTGGCATGGCCCCACGCGACCACACTGCCGTCGGTACGCAGTGCCGCGAAAGCCGCGGCAGAGCCTATGATCCGTTTAACGTCGTTGTATTGGGGGGCATTCGGCACCGTGCCACCTGTTTCAGGATGGCCCCAGGCGACCACTTGACCATTGGTACGGCGTGCAGCAAAAGCCCAATGACCACCTGTGACTTCATCGATGTCAGCCAGCGCCTCGATGGGCCCTGGCAGCGTGCCACCAAATCTCTCATCACCCCAGGCAACCAACCTGCCATTGGTGCGGCGTGCCGCAAATCCGTAAGAGTTAGCGTATACCGCATCGATATCCTTGAGCCTGGCGATCGACTCCGGTACCTCCCCACCGTGCACCAGGCTGCCCCAGGCGACCACATGGCCATTGGCGCGCAATGCTGTGAAGGAAAAGGCTGAGCCGGCAACCTCGACGATGTCGGTGAAGGTCCTGATGGTCGACGGAATATCACCGCCATACACCGCCATGCCCCATCCGACCAGATGACCACTGTCACGTCGAGCCACAAAAGCGGCATAGGGCGCCGCGTGGTCGGTGTACACATTGTTACCATTGCTGAAGACGTTAACGGGGTTGATACGGACCCCATCATTACCGCTGCGTACGTGCAGCAGTTTTGAGGGTTGGGTATCCGGGAAGTGGCTTGCGCTTACACTCTCACTGTCTCCTTCGTACTGCCACAGTGCCTCGCACGGCTTACGCGTCGTTTTATCCAATGCCGTCAACTGGCGTATCTCGCTGGTTACCCAATGTTTGAAAAAAACACTACGCGCGCCCATGACCAACAATTGTCCAGAGCCTACCTGCCGCCGTATGTCATAGACCGCCGGAGACGAAGGTAGAGGCGAGCCTCCCTGACGCCGCAACGTGTACTCCAGCGTGATGGTCTGATCAACATTGGCCTCCACCACTGACTTCGGCACGGGTACGGTCTTGTCCTGCCCCGCCTCGCTGGCCGAAACAGTAAACGGCACATTGATGCTGCCAGCCCCCGGTAACCCTGCCCAGCGTACTTCGCCGGAGTCACCCCCCAGCAGATTGACCTCCGCCGGTATCCGCACCGTGGCGCCGTTGGGTGTATCGGCAGGGTCGAGTTGGTCGCCCAGGGCTTCGTCAATGGTCGGCGGAAGGAGCTCCAACGGGCGGCCAAGGTGAATGTCCAGGCGCTTGGTTGGCGACTGGTTGGCGTTGCCCAATTGGTCGGTCACCCGGTATTGGATCAATGTAGTGGCGTTGTCTCCCGCCTGTAGGAAGGTATCGGTGAACAAGGTCTTCGCTACGGGTGTCGAGGCGTCGACCACCTCGAACGGGACGGTGATATCCCCTAACAAAAAATCGATGCGATCGTAGTTTCGCGGGTTGGTGTAGGCAAAACCGAACTCCACGCCCTGCGCCGCCCGCTCGGCGCTGACCCCATCGCGGACAACGTCGGGCGGGATCAACAGATCCAGGCCTTCAGGCGCCGGGTCTCCGGGGGCGCGCAGGTGATACAACACGAATAGGTCTCTGGAGGGCTGTGAGGAATTGTCACTGGGGCGGGTCACGACGTAGTGCAGCCTGTTGACTCCATGGATCAAACGCCCGTGGGGGATGTACAGCGGCATGCGATCTTCTTCCTCCCCTGGCTTGACCGTATCGCCTGCGACGGGAGCGGGGTTGTCATTGACATACAGGTCGACTCGATCCCAAGCCGCCAGCGGCCAGGAATGACGCCGCATCTCCGTTATTGGGTCAATCAGGCATTGAAGGCCCCGGGGCTGGTCGTCATAAAGGCTTTTGGGAATCCCCCCATCGGCGAGGCCGGCCGGTTTCACTGGCGTGATCCAACCCGGGATGATCACGGGGTACAGCTCGAACAAATCGTCCAGGGTAGAAGATTGGATATCCATCGGATTCTCCTGGCAGGTAACGGGCGTGAGTCTCTTGGGTAGGGGTATCACACGCCAGGCCGAGGCAATTGCCTACTGTCAGAACTTACAGGTGGGATCAGGTTTAAGATGAACGGTTGGGACGGCTTGAGATTGAGTGGACTAAACCATTTTATGGGTCTTATGGACATAACCGTATCTGAGGCTGACAGGTAACAGCTACCGCTCCTGCTAAACGATAACTTCATGACCGAAACCCTAACGCTTGAGTAACGTCGGAACGGTATGGGTCAGTGATGGCGTTGGTCCGTTTTAGCTGGATTTCAAGATACCGGTAGTAGGTGGCTCGACCTATTGCTGACGAACCCAACCATAAATTCGTCCAGTTTGCCGGGACCTGAAACACGTCAGCTATGTTGTGGTAAGCGAATTCATAATCGGCGTCGTATACGAAGTCGATACTCAATAGCCAGTCGTAAGCCTGGATGGCATTGAGAATGCCCCCATTGACGACGATTTCATATTTACGCGATACCCTGACGTCGTACGAGGCTGTCTGTCCATCGCTGTCTGTCACTGCAATGGTCGAGACCCCATTACGTAGCCCTTGAACTATCCCCGTTGCCATGCTGACAGTTGCAACGTCGGAATTGCTGGAAGTGTAGATGTATGGAGGCATTCCATCGCTGGCCAAGCGCTCCTCGTTATCAATGACTTCGGGTTGTCTCCGTGACCAGGGGGCCTTGTAGTAGTTGAGACGATTGAGCTGCATTTCGGATTGATCAATGGATAACGGACGTACCACAGTGAGGGTACGTACGTTCGAATACACATTTGTGTTGTGGTAAAGCGATTTTGCGTACAAGCGGTGTGGACCAACCTGGACGGTTATTTCTTTCGTCCACACACCCGTTGTCGTATCGGCTGTCGCCCTACCCATGGGAGCCGCGCTGGCTCCGCTTCCATCGTAGACCTCGATTTCTTTTCCCTGATGTGCATGACCTGATAATTTCAGCGTGGTGTTAGTCGTCCGGCCTTCATCGGGAATTTCTTTGTCGTCGACGTCTTTTACGCTGTCGAGGGTTGGAGGAATTAGCACACTATGCAGATGAATATCCAAACGTTTGGCCGGCGACCGGTTGAAGTTGCCCAACTGATCGAAAACCACGAACTCCACCAGCGTGTTGGAGTTGTCACCCGCTTGTTGAAAGGTATCGGTGAACAGGGTTTTCACCACCGGTATCGAACCGTCCATGATTTCCCATTCAACGGTCGTGTTGCCCAGCATAAAGCGAATACGGTCGTAGTCTCGTCGGTTGGCATAGTCGAAGCCGAACTCCACCCCCTGTGCCGCCCGCTCGGCGCTGACCCCATCGCGGACAACGTCGGGCGGGATCAACAGATCCAGGCCTTCAGGCGCTGGGTCTCCGGGTGCGCGCAGGTGATACAACACGAGTAAGTCCCTGGAGGGCTGCGAGGAATTGTCACTGGGGCGGGTCACGACGTAGTGCAGCCTGTTGACTCCATGGATCAACTGTCCGTGGGGGATGTTCAAGCGTATGCGATCCTCCTCCTCCCCAGGTGCTACGGTTTTACCGGCCACGGGGGTCGGATTGTCATTGATGTACAGGTCGACGCGATCATCCGTCGCCATTGTCCACGACTGGCGCTTGAGTTCGCTCCAGGGATCAATCAGGCATTGAAGGCCTTGGGGCTCTTGGTCATAAAGGCTTTTGGGAATCCCCCCATCGGCGAGGCCGGCCGGTTTCACTGGGGTGATCCAGCCCGGGATGATGACGGGGTACAGCTCGAACAAATCGTCCAGGGTAGAAGATTGGATATCCATCGGATGCTCCGGACAGGTGACGGATGTGAGCCTCTTGGGACAGGGTTATCACACGCCAGACTGAGGCAATTGCCTACTGTCAGAACTTACAGGTGAGCGCGGGTTTAAGACGAGCGGTTGATGTGGGATTGGCGGATGCCTTCCCGCACTAGGCTGGAGCACCGCGATGAACAGGCTGAAGCGGATCGGTATGCAGCGCCCGGTCGCCGACAATCCGCCCAGTTCGGTCGAGGGCAGAAGAATGCAAACGCAGCCGGCCCCGGGGATTCAGGGTTGTGTATTACCCGATGACCCGCAAACAGATCAGGGCCCGTCCCGCAAACTGCGTGGCGTTGTCGGTAAAGCTCACGATGTCCGAGGGGAATGAGGTAAAACCCCAGTTACCATTCGGGGGAAGAGGCGGAGGAGCCCATATCCATGCGGTAGGGTATAGCCACTCGCTTCCTATCTCAAAGCGTGCAATCAGCGCGCTTCCCCAGCCGGATTCAGGCCTGAAGCCTCCGGACTGGATGTATGGAGTGGCCCAGGCATTTGCTTGCCACGCGTCCATGTAGGCACTCCCATTATTGAAAATAACATCGTGCACGAAGTGGACTGTGACATCGTAGCTCGAGGTGTTTGCTGCGGAGTCGCGGACAGTGATGGTGGTGGTACCGGCCCCTTTGACCAGAACGCCTCCTTCGTCAGCATCGACCGTGGCAACGCTAGGTTTGCTGGACCTGTAGGTATAGGGAGGTGTGCCGCCGGCAGGCTTGCGCTCCAGGTCGTAGTAACGATTTTTCGGCTGGAAATTGCTGGTGGTGTATATCACCTTGGTAAAAACATGTGGGGTCGTGTCGATGATGTCCGAGGGGCCGACGGTGAAAGTCCAAGGTTGCGACACCCCGTGGATCCCCTCGGCCGTGAAGCAGTGGTGGCCGATAGCCAAGCCGATGACGGCATGGGCCCAGAGGCCGCCGTCGACATAGGCGATACCTTTGGAGGCCATGTCGTCGAAAATCTCCACTCGTTGATCGCTCACCCCGGTGCCTCCGAGCGTTACGGCGGTCGCTCCGGTGCTTGTGCCATTGGGGATCTCATTGCCTTGGTCATCTTTTACCGAGGTGATTTCCGGCGCGACAAGTTGGTTCAAATGGACATCCAGG is from Pseudomonas sp. B21-056 and encodes:
- a CDS encoding retention module-containing protein, yielding MAALIGTVSKIVGQVFAETAAGQRRPLVEGDRLYAGEHLITGAVGAVAVHLTNGQDLTLGRESNLTLSTQLLAHQAPHVDTPEAVTPTTGQLTDVQKLQQAIAAGADPTQTGEATAAGPGAGNAAGALGGGHSFVLLEEVGGVVAPHIGFPTAGFNGIPEFPLIRLAGDANLNGNNDTVPPVTPDNPVTLDGLNVEGGELTANEANLPDGSASNPGALVQSGTFTINAPDGLSSLSIGGISVIAGGVPTGFPQTITSPLGNTLTVTGYNPATGVVSYNYTLIDNETHPAGDGANTLTEHFPVVAVDTDGDSVTGTLDVNITDDVPQAIDDNNESLASETLVTLTGNVLPNDHQGADRIPTGPDSGPVIGGTFTGTYGTLVLNPNGTYTYTLDTSDPQFVALHGGGSGTETFTYTLTDSDGDTSTANLVLQVHNNDDPVVLVGLDAEGGELAVQEKNLSDGSSPDASALTQSGTFSVTALDGVQTMSVGGINVVTGGVVAGFPQSITTALGNTLTITGFNAATGVVSYSYTLLDNEAHPNANGANSLSEQFNVVVTDDNGTTATGNLDVNVVDDLPHAADDSNAGTASETNLTLTGSVLTNDTEGADRVASGPVTPGTFTGTYGTLVLNADGSYTYTLNPADTDFKGLHGGGNGTETFTYTLTDADGDTSTANLVLQVHNNDDPVIISGLDTEGGELTVQEKNLSDGSSPDASALTQSGTFTVTALDGVQTMSVGGINVVTGGVVAGFPQSITTALGNTLTITGFNAATGVVSYSYTLLDNEAHPNANGANSLSEQFNVVVTDDNGTTATGNLDVNVVDDLPHAADDSNAGTASETNLTLTGSVLTNDTEGADRVASGPVTPGTFTGTYGTLILNADGSYTYTLNPADTDFKGLHGGGNGTETFTYTLTDADGDTSTANLVLQVHNNDDPVIISGLDTEGGELTVQEKNLSDGSSPDASALTQSGTFTITALDGVQTMSVGGINVVTGGVVAGFPQSITTALGNTLTITGFNAATGVVSYSYTLLDNDAHPNANGANSLSEQFNVVVTDDNGTTATGNLDVNIVDDLPTAHADSASVNEGGTVSGNVLDNDVGGADGPAASGAVIGVRAGSDTSTPAIGGLNTQINGSYGYLTLDANGNAVYHSHPDTVSAPGATDVFTYTVRDSDGDESTTTITIDVHDVCLVATPDQDISVHEKALDLNQDGQDLAPGTVTGSDPGATGETATGSLVGAVTGAVGAVTFALVSDATGAHGQLLLNPDGSYTYTLTSPATTTPNANDGPNVTSESFTYQATDSLGNTVTSTIVINIVDDVPEARADITSVVEGGTVNGNVLDNDVLGADGGTVVGVRGGSDTSTPAIGGLNTQINGTYGYLTLDASGNAVYHSNPDAVGAAGATDVFTYTVRDADGDESTTTLTINVHDSCLVAETDHDITVYEKALDLHQDGQDLAPGTVTGSDPSATSETATGSLVGSVTGATGALTFTLVGNATGAYGQLSLHPDGSYTYTLTSPATTTPHANDGPNVLSESFTYQATDSLGNHVTGSLVVSIVDDVPTAVASERSVTALEIDSNLLIVLDVSGSMADASGVTGLSRLDLAKQAISALLDKYDDLGDVKVQLVTFSSSATDQTSVWVDVATAKTLLTSLSAGGGTNYDAAVAAAKTAFVTSGQLPGAQNIGYFFSDGKPTTGQETGAADEAAWKAFLDANGIKNYAIGLGSGVSNANLDPLAYDGSTHTNTNAVVVTDLNQLNSVLSGTVQGVPVTGSLLGEGGTFGADGGYVKSLVVDGTTYSYDPAANGGQGALTASGGANHGTFNSLNNSVSIATAHSGTLVINLDSGEYSYTSQTTTSTVISENIAYTVSDNDGDLASSSLVIKIVPNSPPVAVDDLIITNVLSGNIVVPGELLLGNDSDANGDPLTASPTSFNTGWVAKGADFTGSTGTVSFTGNNVQSINLDRGTFVANAAAMTAMLVVSGALGMVSNNNTNDEDRLNISLKQGETLTLDHNLAAGRIAMEYSLNGGPFIAINDGASFTAAADGNYQIHVTNIPNPGGGNANAAENYQLTLTVNYAGAQDSTPDYHGSYTASDNHGGSDSAAVSISYQAGHTLTGTTGDDVLLAGSGDNILNGGEGNDILSAGSGNNTLHGGAGNDLLYSGAGNDLLDGGTGNDTASYAHATAGVTVNLGLLAAQNTLGAGTDTLGGIENLVGSNFNDTLTGDGAANRIDGGLGHDVLNGGGGDDILIGGLGNNTLTGGSGADTFQWQAGNSGHDVITDFTPGLDKLDLSQLLQGENGTSASLDDYLHFTVTGSGASVITSIDVSATAGATPNQTIDLAGVDLASHYGVTPGAGGMIAGGADTATIINGMLNDHSLKVDTV
- a CDS encoding DUF6124 family protein; the encoded protein is MFKVTPNPPDTDPTSSYDKAADRALDFYLKPKPSESEIDPPSDQLFTVVSGIDTEILLANLSETLASANAMVSDLAFELNGSRRHVALGIQQLIELGALLANRALDNVEQH